A stretch of the Pelmatolapia mariae isolate MD_Pm_ZW linkage group LG23, Pm_UMD_F_2, whole genome shotgun sequence genome encodes the following:
- the LOC134621383 gene encoding nucleoside hydrolase-like, translating into MMKKLIIDVDAGVDDAIAIMIALSTPDVEVLGITCCYGNTSVENVLRNVLRVLKVCDRLDIPVYRGCSKPLVDHENHADNFFGSDGFGDVPDPNAPSLDLVQQKKAKQAIVDLVNANDGEVILISTAPLMNLAAAVQLDPSLPKKLKALYIMGGTIEARGNVTICGEFNFVCDPEAAYIVLDRYTCPTYIATWEFTCNNNLPWSFCDTWLSVHTEKSDFVEKILRISRQKCEQKHEEFNPCDAYAMAAAINDAVIPKSEEVAVTVELQGIYTRGMMVLDRDEKLKKEHKVFIMKNVDLENFKEMLINAVK; encoded by the exons ATGATGAAGAAGCTCATCATTGATGTGGATGCTGGGGTGGATGATGCTATTGCCATCATGATAGCCCTCTCCACACCTGATGTGGAAGTTTTGGGGATCACCTGCTGCTATGGCAACACGTCTGTGGAGAATGTCCTCAGAAATGTCCTGCGTGTCCTGAAAGTCTGCGACAGGCTGGAC ATTCCAGTGTACCGTGGCTGCTCAAAGCCTTTGGTGGACCATGAAAACCATGCAGATAATTTCTTTGGATCAGACGGGTTTGGGGACGTTCCAGATCCAAACGCACCAAGCCTGGATCTGGTGCAgcagaaaaaagccaaacaggcCATTGTTGACCTTGTTAATGCGAATGATGGAGAG GTGATCCTCATATCCACCGCCCCCCTCATGAACCTGGCTGCCGCAGTGCAGTTGGACCCTTCCTTGCCTAAAAAGCTTAAGGCGCTCTACATCATGGGGGGAACCATTGAAG cCAGGGGTAACGTCACAATATGTGGAGAGTTTAACTTTGTGTGTGACCCAGAGGCAGCTTACATCGTGTTGGACCGCTACACCTGCCCAACCTACATCGCTACCTGGGAGTTCACCTGCAACAATAACCTGCCATGG tCTTTCTGTGACACCTGGTTATCCGTACATACTGAAAAATCAGACTTTGTGGAAAAGATTTTACGCATCTCAAGACAG AAGTGTGAACAGAAACATGAAGAATTTAATCCCTGTGACGCCTACGCCATGGCTGCAGCCATCAATGATGCAGTCATACCTAAGAGTGAAGAG GTTGCAGTGACGGTGGAGTTGCAGGGGATCTACACTCGAGGCATGATGGTGCTGGACCGCGACGAGAAGctgaaaaaagaacacaaagtctTCATCATGAAGAACGTCGACTTGGAGAATTTCAAGGAAATGTTGATTAATGCAGTCAAATAG